One genomic window of Branchiostoma floridae strain S238N-H82 chromosome 4, Bfl_VNyyK, whole genome shotgun sequence includes the following:
- the LOC118414414 gene encoding leucine-rich repeat-containing protein 14B-like encodes MWIDCHLKEGGKIVKSLSPQGRGIKLHPCRVVSVFLGSILERLGRRLEPQVLTGLELKSDTLESADTFAALLKDGKFPNLSALSLPNFATRLGHEDFQVLGEVLSHLPALRRLNLNGLRMTGQLRQVLQDMPGHLEHLNVSNCRLSPPDLVFLSNSRHAKSLRELSISGMTDFDAMCLLLRSVALQLEWLDMSSCLRCFSEDYSARMTRLVQQCSFSKLRTLDFRMNFFGGEPAYSVFEVFGACDKIRTLRTLYLDSLYHVYAEWEEEQANEMMCSRDRPMNVQVRLDPDRDEFYFKVCWTDTDT; translated from the exons ATGTGGATAGACTGCCATCTGAAGGAGGGAGGGAAGATAGTGAAGTCGCTGTCACCCCAGGGGAGGGGAATAAAGCTCCACCCCTGTAGGGTCGTCAGCGTGTTCCTGGGTAGTATCCTGGAGAGACTGGGGAGAAGACTGGAGCCACAG GTCCTGACTGGGCTGGAGTTGAAGTCAGACACGCTCGAATCAGCTGACACGTTTGCTGCCCTTCTCAAAGACGGAAAGTTCCCAAACCTCTCAGCGCTCAGCCTCCCCAACTTTGCTACAAGGCTGGGCCATGAAGACTTCCAG GTGCTGGGAGAAGTCCTGTCACACCTGCCAGCACTACGTAGGTTGAACCTGAATGGCCTGCGGATGACGGGGCAGCTGCGGCAGGTGCTGCAAGACATGCCTGGACACCTGGAGCACCTGAACGTCTCCAACTGCAGACTCAGTCCGCCGGACCTTGTGTTCCTATCCAACTCTCGCCACGCTAAATCCTTGCGAGAACTCAGCATTTCCGGTATGACTGACTTCGACGCCATGTGCCTTTTGCTAAGAAGTGTGGCCCTACAACTTGAGTGGCTGGACATGAGCAGTTGTCTGAGGTGCTTCTCAGAAGACTATTCCGCCAGAATGACCAGACTAGTACAGCAATGTTCGTTCTCAAAACTCCGCACCCTCGATTTCAGAATGAATTTCTTCGGGGGAGAACCCGCCTACTCTGTTTTTGAGGTTTTTGGAGCGTGTGATAAGATACGTACTCTAAGAACGCTGTATCTCGACTCTCTGTATCATGTGTATGCAGAATGGGAAGAGGAACAAGCTAATGAAATGATGTGTAGCAGAGACAGACCCATGAATGTGCAAGTTCGTTTGGATCCAGACAGGGATGAATTCTACTTCAAAGTTTGTTGGACGGATACAGACACGTAG